A DNA window from Campylobacter anatolicus contains the following coding sequences:
- the plsY gene encoding glycerol-3-phosphate 1-O-acyltransferase PlsY yields MNENLLLYLVAYLLGGVPFGLIFGKIFGKINITNEGSGSIGATNVLRVLKEHNPKIAKKIAILTVTFDVLKGIVPILIARAFGTDESVLWGMAVLSVVGHCFSPFLKFEGGKGVATGAGVIACFLQIEILIALVAWFVVGKILKISSLASLLALLTLVISSFIISPDIDGIHSHAPLLIISFLVVYKHIPNIKRLLSGAEKQII; encoded by the coding sequence ATGAATGAAAATTTATTACTTTATCTGGTAGCTTACCTGCTTGGCGGAGTGCCATTTGGACTGATATTTGGTAAAATTTTTGGCAAGATAAATATCACAAACGAAGGTAGCGGTAGCATAGGTGCGACAAATGTCTTGCGTGTACTAAAAGAGCATAATCCAAAAATCGCCAAAAAAATAGCTATTTTAACAGTGACTTTTGACGTGTTAAAAGGTATCGTGCCGATACTTATCGCACGTGCATTTGGGACGGATGAGAGTGTGCTGTGGGGCATGGCAGTTCTTAGCGTAGTCGGACATTGCTTCTCGCCGTTTTTAAAATTTGAAGGTGGCAAAGGTGTAGCAACAGGTGCTGGTGTGATAGCGTGTTTTTTACAGATTGAGATCTTGATCGCACTTGTGGCTTGGTTTGTCGTTGGCAAAATACTTAAAATAAGCTCACTAGCATCACTTTTAGCACTACTTACACTTGTGATATCAAGCTTTATTATTAGCCCAGACATAGATGGCATACACAGCCACGCACCGCTTCTTATCATATCATTTTTAGTAGTTTATAAGCATATACCAAACATAAAACGCCTACTAAGTGGTGCTGAAAAACAGATAATATGA
- a CDS encoding chemotaxis protein CheX produces the protein MREVIDTATRHLCVDTLGFEIENGSRLGRGFYGAAIPVYKGNTEFHFYLYFKRNTLKLFLKAFFDRDDLEDADLDDLCKEIANQIIGKAKNLLNERESGAYKLGTPEFLGEVDKFPVKLDENFIYKMKNRTFQIGYKKV, from the coding sequence ATGAGAGAGGTTATAGACACTGCAACTAGGCATCTTTGTGTCGATACTTTGGGCTTTGAGATAGAGAATGGCTCAAGACTTGGTAGAGGCTTTTACGGTGCTGCGATACCTGTTTATAAGGGGAATACTGAGTTTCATTTTTATCTGTATTTTAAACGCAATACTTTAAAGTTATTTTTAAAGGCATTTTTTGATCGTGATGATCTCGAGGATGCCGATCTAGACGATCTTTGCAAAGAGATAGCTAACCAAATAATTGGTAAAGCTAAAAATTTATTAAATGAGCGTGAGAGTGGGGCATATAAGCTTGGTACGCCTGAATTTTTAGGTGAAGTTGACAAATTCCCTGTTAAGCTTGATGAGAATTTTATATACAAGATGAAAAACCGCACATTTCAGATAGGTTATAAAAAAGTATGA
- a CDS encoding Ppx/GppA phosphatase family protein: MAKRTAVIDIGSNSMRMAIFERTSRWAFFILGEYKMRVRLGEGGYGNNNAISEKSMRKAYDALSEFKSIIKNYKCNKILCVGTSALRDAPNSGEFIKMIQKRLNIGLRVIDGKAEATYGAIAAKNLLAPIDECVTVDIGGGSTELARISNGKITHTLSLDIGTVRLKELFFDNKNTKNLSLFLKETIAQIPNEFKCDNIIAIGGSLRAMSSAIMTKDSYTLDTLHGFLYRLNEQKSFLESIANANVLDLNKFPIKKDRYDTIREGVHIFLSISATLGASKVFTSGVGVREGVFLSDFLRPSLKFPQNFNPSVKSLQDRFTLTINKTIVRYAKEIFISLKNLHNLDDNYLNELLIAARLYNVGQEIGFYGDHKNSAYIILNGLNFGFTHEQKALIATIIATNGKKVIYEYDRYKNLLPSQECIRWLSFILALAKALNLNCADTKLKFEFINHTLQIYGARNLIMARKEIKKMPKPEIFAISFV, from the coding sequence ATGGCAAAACGCACAGCCGTCATAGATATCGGCTCAAACTCAATGCGAATGGCAATATTTGAGCGAACATCCCGTTGGGCGTTTTTCATACTTGGTGAATACAAAATGCGTGTTCGTCTTGGTGAAGGCGGTTATGGTAATAATAATGCTATAAGTGAAAAATCTATGCGAAAGGCTTATGATGCACTTAGCGAATTTAAAAGTATCATTAAAAATTATAAATGCAATAAAATTTTATGCGTCGGCACTTCGGCACTTCGTGATGCACCAAACTCAGGCGAATTTATAAAAATGATACAAAAACGCCTAAATATCGGACTCCGTGTGATAGACGGCAAAGCTGAAGCGACATATGGGGCAATCGCCGCCAAAAATTTATTAGCTCCTATTGACGAATGCGTTACTGTTGATATAGGTGGCGGATCAACCGAACTAGCACGGATAAGCAACGGCAAGATAACCCACACACTCTCGCTTGATATCGGCACAGTGCGACTAAAGGAACTATTTTTCGACAATAAAAATACTAAAAATTTATCACTATTTTTAAAAGAGACTATTGCTCAAATCCCAAATGAATTTAAATGTGATAATATCATAGCTATAGGTGGTTCATTGCGTGCAATGTCCTCGGCGATAATGACAAAAGATAGTTATACACTTGATACATTACACGGATTTTTATATAGATTAAATGAACAAAAAAGCTTTTTAGAAAGTATAGCAAATGCAAATGTGCTAGATCTAAATAAATTTCCTATTAAAAAAGATCGATACGATACAATACGCGAAGGAGTGCATATATTTTTATCTATCAGTGCAACACTTGGAGCAAGTAAAGTATTTACTAGTGGTGTTGGTGTAAGAGAGGGCGTATTTTTAAGTGATTTTTTACGACCGAGTTTGAAATTTCCACAAAATTTTAACCCAAGCGTTAAAAGTCTGCAAGATCGCTTCACGCTAACGATAAACAAAACTATCGTTCGATATGCAAAAGAAATTTTTATATCACTTAAAAATTTACATAACTTAGATGACAACTATCTAAACGAACTACTTATAGCTGCGAGACTTTATAATGTCGGCCAGGAGATCGGCTTTTACGGTGATCATAAAAACTCCGCCTACATTATATTAAATGGTCTAAATTTCGGTTTTACCCACGAACAAAAAGCTCTTATCGCAACAATAATTGCAACAAATGGCAAGAAAGTAATATACGAATATGATCGATATAAAAATTTATTACCAAGTCAAGAGTGCATAAGATGGCTAAGCTTTATCTTAGCACTTGCAAAAGCTCTTAATCTCAATTGTGCCGATACAAAACTAAAATTTGAATTTATAAATCATACTTTGCAAATTTATGGTGCTAGAAATTTGATTATGGCAAGGAAAGAGATAAAAAAGATGCCAAAACCAGAAATTTTCGCCATAAGTTTTGTATAA
- the fliN gene encoding flagellar motor switch protein FliN, with protein sequence MSEDITAEEALTHDHLGLFKSYDELMDISVDFIAELGTTNISINELLKFEAGSVIDLEKPAGESVELYINNRIFGKGEVMVYERNLAIRINEILDSKSVIQYFKKELL encoded by the coding sequence ATGAGTGAAGATATAACTGCCGAAGAGGCACTTACGCACGACCATTTGGGACTTTTTAAAAGCTATGATGAGCTTATGGATATAAGTGTTGATTTTATAGCAGAGCTTGGTACGACAAATATTAGTATAAATGAGTTGCTTAAATTTGAAGCTGGTTCGGTTATAGACTTAGAAAAACCAGCTGGTGAAAGTGTTGAATTATATATCAACAACCGTATATTTGGCAAGGGCGAAGTAATGGTTTATGAGCGGAATTTAGCAATCCGTATTAATGAAATTTTAGATTCAAAGTCGGTTATACAATACTTTAAAAAAGAGCTTTTATGA
- a CDS encoding response regulator transcription factor produces the protein MLDISILKKLENISVLLVEDDENTRLALYQSLSLYCKKIVCVKDGLEGFNQFFKDDFDVVITDINLPNLNGLEMLDEIKKRAPHLTSIVITSYDTNENILTSIELGAYNYLRKPIKIEELQTTIIMATKQIYENRLKFKEIYEYDLSQRVLFKNSEQIFMPKTEAKLFFLLISNIDKVVSYEVIENFVWGEKSMSNEALRMIVKKIRLKTDNNMIENISKIGYKISKS, from the coding sequence ATGTTAGATATTAGTATACTAAAAAAGCTTGAAAATATATCTGTACTTTTAGTTGAAGATGATGAAAACACAAGACTTGCCCTATATCAATCTTTAAGTCTATACTGCAAAAAGATAGTATGCGTTAAAGATGGACTTGAAGGGTTTAATCAATTTTTTAAAGATGACTTTGATGTAGTTATAACAGATATCAATCTACCAAATTTAAATGGCCTTGAAATGCTAGATGAGATAAAAAAGCGAGCTCCGCATTTAACTTCAATTGTCATAACTTCGTATGATACAAATGAAAATATATTAACAAGTATAGAGCTAGGAGCTTACAATTATCTTAGAAAGCCGATAAAAATCGAAGAGCTTCAAACAACCATCATAATGGCAACAAAACAAATTTATGAAAATAGACTAAAATTTAAAGAAATTTATGAATATGACTTAAGCCAAAGGGTTTTATTTAAAAATAGTGAGCAAATTTTTATGCCAAAAACAGAAGCTAAGCTATTTTTCTTGTTAATAAGCAATATAGACAAAGTTGTAAGCTATGAAGTTATTGAAAATTTTGTTTGGGGCGAAAAATCTATGAGTAACGAGGCCTTAAGGATGATAGTAAAAAAGATAAGACTAAAAACCGATAATAATATGATAGAAAATATATCCAAAATAGGCTATAAAATTTCTAAAAGTTAA
- a CDS encoding sensor histidine kinase, producing MLINYTINRSFVKEILINEQVSMLKNSSNKVEKWLENKKHSLKSINQLISKFSPEKDEQIIKDILQKSESIANFSSTYVGYENSTIISSKEFIRPSGYAPINRPWYQNTIKSGGIYITKPYIDAGLKKPVVSICQKINSIQNLGVLCGILLFDDIKNELSSYKLENNGFIFLTDDSFKPLIYPNDNFKNNYGFLKTTNKVDTSHIETKNEILSFKKLENSTLILIAKTPKNNIYDKINEQFIINFAIYILSIFLFLILAYFYNKKINRQKAEFEKTKREYEILLFSQAKMAELGQMIGAISHQWIQPLNSLSIFLGNLVQFKKLGKLSDDIFYENTKRSLENIDYMANTMSIFKNFYRLQTTTQKFDIKQAILDTIFILFTHHSNVNIKVTLKSKTDTNCINYINEFKQIIACLVQNSKEALKDKKYAKIVINITKEQNKFIIRVIDNADGIKTENIGKIFTPFSSTKNSSGLGLYISKLIANKKLKGDLVLQKSKNPTIFTLTIAKENV from the coding sequence ATGTTAATAAACTACACTATAAATCGCTCGTTTGTTAAAGAAATTTTAATAAACGAGCAAGTTAGTATGCTTAAAAATTCAAGTAATAAAGTAGAAAAATGGCTAGAAAACAAAAAGCATAGTCTAAAATCAATAAATCAACTAATATCAAAATTTAGTCCCGAAAAAGATGAACAAATCATAAAAGATATACTGCAAAAAAGTGAAAGCATTGCAAATTTTTCAAGTACATATGTGGGGTATGAAAACTCAACCATAATATCAAGCAAGGAATTTATTCGCCCAAGCGGATATGCCCCTATAAACCGACCCTGGTATCAAAATACTATAAAAAGTGGTGGAATTTATATAACAAAACCATATATCGATGCTGGGCTTAAAAAGCCAGTAGTATCGATATGTCAAAAGATAAATAGCATTCAAAATTTAGGTGTCTTGTGTGGCATATTACTATTTGATGATATAAAAAATGAGCTTAGTAGCTATAAACTTGAAAATAATGGCTTTATATTTTTAACAGACGATAGCTTTAAGCCACTAATATATCCAAATGATAACTTTAAAAATAACTACGGGTTTTTAAAAACTACAAATAAAGTTGACACTAGCCATATTGAAACAAAAAATGAGATATTAAGCTTTAAAAAGCTAGAAAATTCGACGTTAATTTTGATTGCAAAAACACCAAAAAATAATATCTACGACAAAATAAACGAACAATTTATAATAAATTTTGCAATATACATTTTAAGTATCTTTCTATTTTTAATACTTGCGTATTTTTACAATAAAAAAATAAATAGACAAAAGGCCGAGTTTGAAAAAACAAAAAGAGAGTATGAAATTTTGCTGTTTTCACAGGCAAAAATGGCAGAATTAGGACAGATGATAGGTGCTATATCACACCAATGGATACAACCTTTAAATTCGCTTAGCATATTTTTAGGCAATCTTGTTCAGTTTAAAAAGCTGGGAAAACTTAGCGATGATATTTTTTATGAAAACACTAAAAGATCACTTGAGAATATAGACTATATGGCAAACACAATGAGCATATTTAAAAATTTTTATAGATTGCAAACGACCACTCAGAAATTTGACATAAAACAGGCTATTTTAGATACTATTTTCATACTTTTTACTCACCATTCAAATGTTAATATAAAAGTTACACTAAAAAGTAAAACTGATACAAACTGCATAAATTATATAAATGAATTTAAGCAAATCATCGCCTGTTTGGTGCAAAACTCAAAAGAGGCATTAAAGGATAAAAAATATGCAAAAATAGTAATTAATATAACAAAAGAGCAAAATAAATTTATAATACGCGTAATCGATAATGCTGATGGCATAAAAACTGAAAATATAGGTAAAATTTTTACACCATTTTCTAGCACTAAAAACAGTAGTGGGCTAGGACTTTATATCTCAAAACTTATAGCAAATAAAAAACTAAAAGGCGATTTGGTGTTACAAAAAAGTAAAAATCCAACAATTTTTACTCTAACGATAGCAAAGGAAAATGTCTAA
- a CDS encoding dihydroneopterin aldolase, with amino-acid sequence MKEILTTIIKDYEFSTIIGMLDFERTSPQKVRINLSFESIEFVDYVSVIEFIEKFYNERKFYSVEESLQISTKALKENFKTITSINFEILKVEIVKNALVGARLEIVY; translated from the coding sequence ATGAAAGAAATTTTAACAACTATTATTAAAGATTATGAGTTTAGTACGATTATTGGTATGCTTGACTTTGAGCGGACAAGCCCACAAAAAGTTCGTATAAATTTAAGCTTTGAGAGCATTGAATTTGTTGATTATGTTAGTGTGATTGAATTTATAGAAAAATTTTATAATGAGCGTAAATTTTACTCAGTTGAAGAGAGTTTGCAGATTAGCACAAAAGCTTTAAAAGAGAATTTTAAAACCATAACTTCAATAAATTTTGAAATTTTAAAGGTTGAAATAGTCAAAAATGCCCTTGTGGGTGCAAGATTAGAGATTGTTTATTAA
- a CDS encoding excinuclease ABC subunit A, with protein MKFVLVFLLFLSQIFASNLLTYNIYERTDRIDIMLSFDAPYEGNIFQKRERNTTSLILNSLNYDQIVSKSINSSILQELDIKPKQNSLVLNLRSREAIIVNASKTTDGFGLRIRVSPKNTTTNIANIPQASANIQTSSATQTSSESLVDGRCFIVLAVLLALLVFLYVFKKFIIKKQASFGGFGMTNTTTKSINWLLKNKNNEVAVIYEKPLDRLNKLVLLSYENRRYLVLVGSSNVMLDSFGEDKIKNEQDFAAFFEENKKKLGSFLKERQNSLNNYKDKISQD; from the coding sequence ATGAAATTCGTCCTAGTTTTTTTGCTATTTTTATCACAAATTTTTGCATCAAATTTATTGACGTATAATATCTATGAACGTACCGACCGTATTGATATTATGCTTAGTTTTGATGCACCTTATGAAGGAAATATCTTTCAAAAGCGTGAGCGAAACACGACTTCTCTTATACTAAATTCTCTAAATTACGATCAGATAGTTAGCAAAAGTATAAATTCTTCTATATTGCAAGAGCTTGATATAAAACCAAAACAAAACTCGCTCGTTTTAAATCTCCGCTCACGTGAAGCGATCATTGTGAATGCATCAAAAACTACTGATGGTTTTGGACTTCGTATACGTGTAAGCCCTAAAAATACAACTACTAATATAGCAAATATACCGCAAGCTAGTGCAAATATACAAACATCTTCAGCGACACAAACTAGCTCAGAATCACTTGTAGATGGTAGATGCTTTATAGTACTTGCAGTATTGCTTGCTTTACTTGTATTTTTGTATGTGTTTAAGAAATTTATTATTAAAAAACAGGCTAGTTTTGGTGGATTTGGTATGACAAATACAACTACGAAATCGATAAACTGGCTACTGAAAAATAAAAACAATGAAGTTGCTGTGATATATGAAAAGCCACTTGATAGATTAAATAAACTTGTACTTTTAAGCTATGAAAATCGCCGTTATCTTGTGTTAGTAGGTAGTTCAAATGTTATGCTTGATAGCTTTGGAGAGGATAAGATTAAAAACGAACAGGATTTTGCTGCATTTTTTGAAGAAAATAAAAAGAAATTAGGCTCATTTTTAAAAGAGCGACAAAATAGCTTAAATAATTATAAAGATAAGATCAGTCAGGATTGA
- a CDS encoding sensor histidine kinase, which produces MLIVVISVMLYYYIKVTVFETAVQELSYEAKHIEQNINSYNPENLSNFIIQIPNKIQTSVEIKRGELGHKNSFFKVLQENGKSYTTLTYQYNDSEYMVLKKETTLQHDIVEQIFLDIIIVNSIAILLVIFYAMFLSRMLLIPIKILTSKLTKIDEKFLKEIEEDEKFPDEFSPLLKSINKLITRIQTFVEYQKELFVGVAHELKTPLAVMKTKNEVTLLKDRESERYIEALKSNNESINNMNAMISSILEIGRQEGAQFEEPISIDIISFLQKLGNNFAILARGEGKDIILSLEPRILNLKIQTTLLTHVIQNFVQNAIKFSPQSSNILINSYISDANFIIEVIDEGIGIDESKDLFAPFKRFGDKGGAGLGLFLAKGAAQALGGSISIKNRCDRSGAIATLVLPMSQKRAQAKRNTKNKFK; this is translated from the coding sequence ATGCTAATTGTAGTTATATCGGTGATGTTGTATTATTATATCAAGGTTACCGTTTTTGAAACAGCGGTTCAAGAGCTAAGCTACGAAGCCAAACATATAGAACAAAACATCAATAGTTACAATCCTGAAAATTTAAGCAATTTTATAATCCAAATACCAAACAAAATTCAAACTTCCGTCGAGATAAAACGCGGAGAGCTTGGGCATAAAAATTCATTTTTTAAAGTATTGCAGGAGAATGGAAAGAGTTATACGACACTTACATATCAGTATAATGACAGCGAATATATGGTGCTTAAAAAAGAGACAACTTTGCAACATGATATCGTAGAGCAGATATTTTTAGATATTATAATAGTAAATTCTATAGCCATTTTACTTGTTATATTTTATGCTATGTTTTTATCTAGAATGCTTCTTATACCAATTAAAATTTTAACATCAAAGCTGACAAAAATAGATGAAAAATTTTTAAAAGAGATAGAAGAAGATGAAAAATTCCCAGATGAATTTTCTCCACTTCTTAAAAGTATAAATAAACTTATAACGCGTATACAAACATTTGTTGAGTACCAAAAAGAGCTATTTGTCGGCGTAGCACACGAACTTAAAACTCCACTTGCAGTTATGAAAACAAAGAATGAAGTTACGCTTTTAAAAGATCGTGAAAGTGAGCGTTATATCGAAGCTCTTAAGTCAAACAACGAATCTATAAATAATATGAACGCGATGATAAGCTCGATCCTTGAGATCGGACGACAAGAGGGAGCTCAGTTTGAAGAGCCCATAAGCATAGATATCATCAGCTTTTTACAAAAGCTTGGTAATAATTTTGCTATATTAGCACGTGGTGAGGGTAAAGACATTATACTCTCCCTTGAGCCACGCATTTTAAACTTAAAGATTCAAACTACTCTACTAACTCACGTGATACAAAATTTCGTCCAAAATGCTATAAAATTTTCGCCACAAAGTTCAAATATACTAATAAACTCTTACATAAGTGATGCAAATTTTATCATCGAAGTCATCGATGAGGGCATAGGGATAGATGAAAGTAAAGATCTGTTTGCACCATTTAAACGCTTTGGTGATAAAGGCGGTGCTGGACTTGGGCTATTTCTCGCAAAGGGTGCAGCTCAAGCACTTGGTGGTAGCATAAGTATAAAAAATAGGTGTGACAGAAGCGGCGCTATAGCTACTCTAGTGCTACCAATGAGCCAAAAAAGAGCACAAGCAAAGCGAAATACAAAAAATAAATTTAAATAG
- a CDS encoding helicase HerA domain-containing protein, translated as MKSLQESLKLFYLGLKNNEPFLYKNKDLTTHAAIIGMTGSGKTGLGITLLEEACIDNIPSIIIDPKGDMTNLALTFEQMSADDFRPYIDESEATNKGLSVNEVAKQESEIWQKGIESSYQSLERVKMLKDSVDMTIYTPKSSAGIGVSLLSDFVCPKGINEKDDESFNNYINSLAASVLSLIGINNDDMSSKEQLLISTIFDTKFKNGEDVSLEQLIGFIATPPFEKIGVFSVDTFYPSAERMKLAMKLNALIANPSFKSWSDGMKLDIAKMLFNENGKAKCNIFTISHLNDDERMFFVTLLLNEIIAWMRSTEGTSSLRALLYMDEIFGFFPPNANPPSKTPMLTLLKQARAFGIGCVLSTQNPVDIDYKGLSNIGTWFIGRLQTAQDKARVIDGLSGISGSNLDKSEIEKTISNLAKRNFLVKNINEDGLAVISTRWALSYLKGPLSREQITNLMSKKKANLKSNTESKTKNLKGGAKPILASDIEQVFACNCDKNELSPSLFASAKVRFYDAKKGINTIKDVNLVYVLNESERNVEWDQASVSMSMNFEHNEPQNATYQPLPSFVMSAKNLNEFKKSFKEYIFRSYKLELYEALGLHSIPNESKEEFYIRLSDKCNEILEQKTAQVSAKFQKERAKLEDRLNKATIKLEKEQKDMATSGLNAAISIGTSILGALFGTKLLSSSNATKIATSARSASKVLKERSDVKLSEQNVAQINMQIDELMAKFQSEIEAVKSANDVKNITLNITQITPKKSDIYDENVVLLWS; from the coding sequence ATGAAAAGCCTACAAGAGAGCTTAAAACTTTTTTATCTTGGACTCAAAAATAACGAGCCATTTTTATACAAAAATAAAGATCTAACCACTCATGCGGCCATTATCGGTATGACCGGTAGCGGTAAAACCGGTCTTGGTATCACGCTACTTGAAGAGGCTTGTATAGATAATATCCCATCAATAATAATAGATCCAAAAGGCGATATGACAAACCTTGCACTTACCTTTGAGCAGATGAGTGCGGATGATTTTAGGCCTTACATTGATGAGAGCGAGGCGACAAACAAAGGGCTTAGTGTGAATGAGGTAGCCAAGCAGGAGAGCGAAATATGGCAAAAAGGGATAGAAAGTAGCTATCAAAGCTTAGAGCGAGTTAAAATGCTAAAAGATAGTGTTGATATGACTATCTATACACCTAAAAGCTCAGCAGGTATTGGCGTATCGCTACTTAGTGATTTTGTATGCCCTAAAGGCATTAACGAAAAAGATGATGAGAGTTTTAATAACTACATAAACTCACTCGCTGCTTCGGTGCTATCTCTTATCGGTATAAACAATGATGATATGAGCTCAAAAGAGCAGCTATTGATTTCAACGATATTTGATACTAAATTTAAAAACGGCGAAGATGTGAGCTTAGAACAACTTATCGGATTTATCGCTACACCACCGTTTGAAAAGATCGGCGTTTTTAGCGTAGATACATTTTATCCGAGTGCTGAGCGAATGAAACTAGCGATGAAGCTAAACGCACTCATTGCAAATCCAAGCTTTAAGAGTTGGAGCGATGGAATGAAACTTGATATCGCCAAGATGCTCTTTAATGAAAATGGCAAAGCAAAGTGCAATATCTTTACGATCTCGCACTTAAATGACGATGAGCGAATGTTTTTTGTAACACTGCTTTTAAACGAGATAATCGCATGGATGAGAAGTACAGAGGGAACTAGCTCGCTTAGAGCCTTGCTATATATGGATGAAATTTTTGGTTTTTTTCCACCAAATGCCAACCCACCGAGCAAAACGCCTATGCTAACCTTGCTAAAACAGGCTCGTGCCTTTGGTATTGGATGTGTTTTAAGCACACAAAACCCAGTAGATATTGATTACAAAGGACTTAGCAATATCGGCACGTGGTTCATTGGACGACTGCAAACCGCACAAGATAAGGCTCGTGTGATAGATGGACTAAGCGGTATAAGTGGTTCAAATTTAGATAAGTCAGAGATAGAAAAGACTATTTCAAATTTAGCAAAACGCAACTTTTTAGTTAAAAATATAAACGAAGATGGACTTGCTGTCATCTCAACTCGCTGGGCATTAAGCTATCTAAAAGGACCTCTTAGCCGTGAACAAATCACAAATTTAATGAGTAAGAAAAAAGCAAATTTAAAAAGCAATACAGAATCAAAAACTAAAAATTTAAAAGGCGGTGCTAAACCAATACTTGCTAGTGATATAGAGCAAGTTTTTGCTTGTAATTGCGACAAGAATGAGCTAAGTCCAAGCCTATTTGCTAGTGCAAAGGTGCGATTTTACGACGCAAAAAAAGGTATAAATACTATAAAAGATGTAAACTTAGTCTACGTGCTTAATGAGAGTGAGCGAAACGTGGAATGGGATCAAGCGAGCGTGAGCATGAGCATGAATTTTGAGCATAATGAGCCACAAAATGCAACATATCAGCCACTGCCTAGCTTTGTGATGAGTGCTAAAAATTTAAACGAGTTTAAAAAGAGCTTTAAGGAGTATATTTTTCGAAGTTATAAGCTTGAGCTTTACGAAGCACTAGGGCTACACTCAATTCCTAATGAAAGCAAAGAGGAGTTTTACATACGTCTTAGTGATAAGTGCAACGAGATTTTAGAGCAAAAGACAGCTCAGGTGAGTGCCAAATTTCAAAAAGAGAGAGCAAAGCTAGAAGATAGACTAAATAAAGCTACTATCAAGCTAGAAAAAGAACAGAAAGATATGGCTACAAGTGGACTAAATGCAGCGATTAGTATAGGTACGAGCATACTTGGAGCGTTATTTGGCACCAAGCTACTTTCAAGCTCAAACGCTACTAAAATCGCAACTAGTGCAAGGAGTGCAAGCAAGGTGTTAAAAGAGCGAAGCGATGTCAAGCTCAGCGAGCAAAATGTCGCTCAGATAAATATGCAAATAGATGAGTTGATGGCTAAATTTCAAAGTGAGATAGAGGCTGTAAAATCGGCAAATGACGTAAAAAATATCACTCTAAATATCACTCAAATCACGCCTAAGAAGAGTGATATATATGATGAAAATGTCGTACTTTTGTGGAGTTGA
- the hsrA gene encoding response regulator transcription factor has protein sequence MRILIVEDEVTLNKTIGEGLQEFGYQTDSSENFKDAEYYIGIRNYDLVLTDWMLPDGDGVDLINIIKHKSPRTSVVVLSAKDDKDSEIKALRAGADDYIRKPFDFDVLVARIEARLRFGGTNIIKIDDLIINPDEEKITYLGRDIELKGKPFEVLTHLARHSDQIVSKEQLLDAIWEEPELVTPNVIEVAINQIRQKMDKPLNISTIETVRRRGYRFCFPKKA, from the coding sequence ATGCGTATTTTGATAGTGGAAGACGAAGTGACACTAAATAAAACAATCGGCGAGGGGTTACAAGAATTTGGCTACCAAACTGATAGTTCAGAAAATTTTAAGGACGCTGAATACTACATCGGCATTAGAAATTATGATCTAGTTTTGACCGATTGGATGTTACCAGATGGAGATGGGGTAGATCTTATCAATATAATAAAGCACAAATCACCACGCACTTCCGTTGTCGTACTTTCAGCAAAAGATGACAAAGACAGTGAGATAAAGGCACTTAGAGCTGGTGCTGATGATTATATAAGAAAACCATTTGATTTTGACGTTTTAGTAGCTCGTATAGAAGCTCGTTTAAGATTTGGCGGTACAAATATAATAAAGATAGATGACCTTATCATAAACCCTGACGAAGAAAAAATCACATATCTTGGACGCGATATAGAACTTAAAGGTAAGCCATTTGAGGTATTAACTCACCTTGCTCGCCACTCAGATCAGATTGTCTCAAAAGAGCAACTTTTAGATGCGATTTGGGAAGAACCTGAGCTAGTAACGCCAAATGTCATTGAAGTAGCAATCAATCAAATTCGCCAAAAAATGGATAAACCACTAAATATCTCAACTATAGAAACAGTAAGAAGACGCGGATATAGATTTTGCTTTCCCAAAAAAGCTTAA